Part of the Sporomusa termitida genome, AATCAAGCTGTCCCCCGGTGCCGCTAAGCTGACGGCTACCGGCTGTCTCGGCTGTCACCTGACCCAAAATATCGACTTCAACACAATTATTAATTGTTACAAGGTTATCGTTTTTGGCCATAGTATGCGGGTCATTGGCGTAATCAATGGGTACCGAGATCAGGGCAGGATTGTCATTAGTCCACTCGTATAAATCCTTACTCCCGGCGCAGAAGGAAAATACGCCTTTCCCCTTGTTAATATTTTTTAGGGTATTGGTTATTTTTCCGGCCCGCGTCATGGTCATATAAGCATCAACTAACATCTCAGTATGCATACCTAAATTTTTTAAATCTGACTCGGCAATCATCGTCCCCACTGCATTCGGCAATGCGCCAACCCCTAATTGAATAGTAGACCCGTCTTTTATTTCCCGCATGATAAATTGCGCAATCTTCTTATCGGTATCAGAAACCTGCACCGGATTAATAACCGGCAGTTCAGGATTATCGCCTTCAACAATATAATCTATCTCACGGATATGAATGCCCTCTTCCTGTCCGCCGGTTATAACGGGAAGTTGTTTGTTAATCTCCAGAATAACTATTTTTGCTTGTTCAGCAATGGCTTTAGATGCCGAATTGGTAAGGGAAAAATTGAAATATCCATCTGAGCTCATCGGGGCAACAGTAAACATCGCCACATCCACTTCCAGACTTTTACGATAAAACAGCGGCATATTCCGGTAAATCATAGGGATATAATTACACAGTCCCCGGTCACTCAATTGTCGCTCATAAGCACTAAAGTGCCAACTGTTATAACAAAAATGCTCTCGGTTGGGATCAATCTCAACGACTTCTAACGGAGTTAATCTCATACCGCCTCTAATTTTTACATCCCGCAGTTCGTCTTTGCGGGCTGCCAAAGCCTTATCCAGTAGAACAGGCTGAGACAAAACAAAGTTATAATCAACCCAGTCTCCCGCTTTAATAACCTTGACAGCTTTTTCTGCAGAAACTAATTTAGATCGATATTCCTGCAATAAATTCATCAAATCTCCCCCACTAAGATACTCACTGCTGCTAAAGTTCCTAATGAAATTACAGAGCTATTAATAAGTGCGTCTTTAAAAAGTATTCTTAAACAGCCTTGTTGTGCTTAAAATGGCAAACCAGTTATGTAATTATATTTTTAATATTTTGAATTTTTAAAAAAGTTTTAGGAGGAAATGGTCGGACTGGTATGACAAGATAAGCACAAAACTCTTATATCTAATAAAGAGCTGCGTACCATAACTGGTATTACTGGTATGACAAGTTGGCTATAATAATGTGCTGAATCAACCCCTAAAGTAACCTGAACCTCCTTCCCGCTGCCATCATTCATTCTACTCATTATTAAAAATTTTTTCACCCGAGAAATTCCCGAACCATTCTGTTACTTCTGCCAAATGCGCTTGCATCAATTTTTCAGCATCCTCCGGATCACGGTTTTTAAGCGCATTAAGTAACTCCCCGTGGGCTGTAAAGACTCGCTGGGGAGTCCCTGGCCGCTCATAAAACAGGGAACAAAGCCAGCAAACAAGTTAAGTAAAGGCCACATCATAATGACAAGCACAGGATTGCCGGTGGCTTCTGCCAAACGACTATGAAACCTTTTGTCAGCTTGAAGATATTTTTCGGGAAAATCTAAAAATTTGACCATATCACGGCAATCTTGCTCCAGCTTAACAATTTGCGCTTCAGTGACATTAAGACTAGCTACTTTGGCAACCTCGGGTTCAATAATTGCCCTGGCCTGCATTAGGTTTC contains:
- a CDS encoding acetyl-CoA hydrolase/transferase family protein is translated as MNLLQEYRSKLVSAEKAVKVIKAGDWVDYNFVLSQPVLLDKALAARKDELRDVKIRGGMRLTPLEVVEIDPNREHFCYNSWHFSAYERQLSDRGLCNYIPMIYRNMPLFYRKSLEVDVAMFTVAPMSSDGYFNFSLTNSASKAIAEQAKIVILEINKQLPVITGGQEEGIHIREIDYIVEGDNPELPVINPVQVSDTDKKIAQFIMREIKDGSTIQLGVGALPNAVGTMIAESDLKNLGMHTEMLVDAYMTMTRAGKITNTLKNINKGKGVFSFCAGSKDLYEWTNDNPALISVPIDYANDPHTMAKNDNLVTINNCVEVDILGQVTAETAGSRQLSGTGGQLDFLTGGYLSQGGKSFICFTSTFTDKRTGQMKSRVLKNLPLSSVVTNPRTQAHYLVTEWGVADLAGRSTWERAERIINIAHPAFREDLIRAAEQLGIWRQSNKHL
- a CDS encoding FCD domain-containing protein; the protein is MFYERPGTPQRVFTAHGELLNALKNRDPEDAEKLMQAHLAEVTEWFGNFSGEKIFNNE